The DNA sequence aaattataaaagggTTGTTAGGTTGGGTGTGATTTGGACTAGTTTTAGGTTAGCCTAAGTGATGAAGTTTTATAaacaattaaattaatataagggaatttaccaaaaaaaaaataatataaggGAAATCATTTAGTGCCCAAAATTTTTTGTCTAATATAAtgaatgtattttttatttttaaaaatttagtgtccaaaagtagaaataaaacaaagtggaatttatttttttatttttaaattgagaaaattcCACTCCCCTCTTCTACGAGATGCTAAAATGACACTCTCCtcccttttattttataaatgtacatTTCTCACtcttttaacttttaaaaaacctcatctttaatctattttaaactttttgtgttaactaatattaactttatccattttttaagaaaaaaataattttttaaaaaaatacccattaacaaaaattttattttttatcattaaattttatttaccaaaatattctttaataaaatattcttttattgattaaattatatttttaaaaaaatttaatatttatattatttttttctaaaatactcttcaatcattttttaattattaaattataattttaccaaaattttcattaataatttttttatattttactatcaattttttgatatctatatatattattttaatattaaataaaaaattttagtaagattatttttcaatatcaatatatattaattgttacACATATTAACAGtggtaagatttttttatttaatgttaaaataatatatattgatataaaaaaattaatagtaaatataaaaataattgttaaaaaaattttagtaaaatcacaatttaataattaaaaaattattgaagggtaggtatcttagaaaaaataatttaattattaattattttaaaaatattttggtcaaaatacaatttaattaaaaagaaaataatttattaaagagtattttggtaagcaaaatttaatgataaaaaataaaatttttttaatgggtattttttcaaaaaataatttatttttcttaaacaatggataaaattaatattagttaacacaacaaaatttaaaataaattaaagaggaggttttttaaaagttaaaagggaagaaaatgtacatttataaaatagagggAAGGGGAGTGTCATTTTAGCATTTCGTAGGAGAGGGGAGTGGAATtttctcttttaaattttatgaataaatATTAAACATTACAAAAGAGACCTTAATATAATGAATGTACacataaaacaaaagaaataacaaaaatattatttatataataaaattaattatttaaattagatactatatatttatatattttaatatatattgataaaatTCATATCCGTGAAGAGATTGCAAGTTGATTATGGGTGCGAGAAAGGAGAAGCAGAGAGAAAGAGCATATGAAAGTGAGAGATTTCTTATTGAAGAAATAAGGAGAATCACAAAAATGTTAACTATATCGTAACTGAAGATATATACAAGTGCTAACTAAAGGCTAACTCTAGTTAATTGATAACTGTGGTCAGTTAATAGTTCTAACTAACTCTGGTATAAATATATAGGCTAACACTATGTTAAGTAACATTATATCAGCTAATATCTCCCCTCAAACTAGGAGTGTGAATATCTAACAATCCTAGTTTGGAGAAACATGAACTAAAAGGTCCTGGTGCCAGAGTCTTAGTGAGGAGGTCGGCTGTTTGGTTGGCTGAGGTTACTGGCAATAGCTTGAGAACACCCTCATGCGCTTTATCTTGGACGATATGGCAGTCCGCTTCAATATGCTTTATGCGCTCATGTAAGACAGGATTGGCAGCCATGTGTAGTGCAGATTGACTGTCGCTGTAAAGAATAAAAAGGGTCTTTGTGAGAGACTCCAAGCACCTCTAGTATCCGAAGGAGCCACAGCCCTTCACATGTAACGTTTGCCAAAGCACAGTACTCAGCTTCAGAGGACGACCGAGATACAATTTGTTGCTCGGTGCTTTTCCAAGATACCAAAGTAGTGCCAAGAAAGAAACAATATCCCGAGACAGACCGCCTAGTGTCGAGACATGTCGCCCAATCAGCATAAGCGAACCCCGTGAGCTTGAAATCGATGGTGAGAGGGAAGAACAACCCAGTGGCTAGAGCGTTCTTCAAGTAACGGAGTATCCGTAGAGCTACTTTGTGGTGTTCAACAGTCGGAGAGTCCAGATATTGGCTCAGCTTACCAACCACAAAGGCAATATCTGGCCTGGTGTTGGTAAGGTATTGAAGCTTACCAATGAGCCTCCTATAGACCGAAGCATCATGGTACGGGTCCCCGGAAGTTTTCGAGAGATGAATCGAGTAATCCATGGGTGTAGTTGCTAGTTTTGCCTCCAATAAACCGAATTCCTCCAAGAGATCAGTGGTGTACTTCTTTTGATACAAGGCAATTCCTCTAGTGTTTTAAGCTACCTCTATTCCGAGAAAGTATTTCAACTTTCCAAGATCTTTAATGCTGAATCGAACATCCAAGGTGAATTTAATTCGGTCAATCTCGAAACCATTATCTCCTGCCAAGACAAGATCATCCACATACATTAAAATGGCTATGAACCCTGACTTTGTGCGCTTAGTGAAGAGAGAGTAATCGGATTTGGATTGTGTGTATCCAGATTTAGATAGGACAGAAACAAGCTTAGTATTCCACTACCGACTTGCTTGCTTGAGGCCGTAAAGAGACTTATTTAGCTTACACACAAAACCAGTAGGAGCAGTCAGGCCTTCAGGAATCTTCATGTAAACCTCTTCCGATAATTCACCATGCAGGAAAGTCATATTTACATCCAATTGTTGGATGATCCACCGCTTCGGGACAGTAATGGAAAGAAGAACTCGCAGTGTGGTCATTCGAACTATTGGACTAAAGGTGTCGAAGTAGTCAAAAACTGCTTGTTGAGTAAAGCCCTTAACCACCAACCTGGCCTTGTGCCTTTCTACAGTGCCATCCGCattgaatttcactttaaaaATCCATTTTGAACCCACGACATTCTTCTCAGGAGGTAGACTAGTAATTGTCCACGTTTGATTATGTTCAAGAGCACGAAGCTCATCATCAATTGCATCCTTTCAACACTTTAAGCCCATAGCTTCAACATAAGACTTTGGTTCTGAAATGGTAGCAACAGCTAGGGAAAAGGCTTTGAACTTTGGAGACAAATGGTTGTATGagacaaatttttaaaaaggataCCTGTTTGAAGTTGAGGATGCTAGTATAGACGAAATTGTAGGATAATGATAATCATGTAAGTATACAGGTGGTTGCTTAATCCGACTAGATTTTTGAATTGGTGGGGGAGGAGGCGAGAAAGATGCATGACCACTAGGAGCGGCTGTGGCCTTATCAGGAGTAATGGCAAAATCTGAATGATGTGCAATGTCATGAGATGCATGTGGAATGCTAAAAAAGGTGCCAGACTCCATAAGAGTTGGAGTTTTATCAAGCATAGATGCATGGTGTGTGTTAGGTGAAATATGTTCATGAAGTGTGTCAAGTGACTCAAATCTAAAAGGATCAATGACCTAAAGTAGGAATGCTGGATTGTTGCGAGAGTTATCAAGAACCACTGGTTGGTCAAAATTGATTAAA is a window from the Arachis stenosperma cultivar V10309 chromosome 3, arast.V10309.gnm1.PFL2, whole genome shotgun sequence genome containing:
- the LOC130969602 gene encoding secreted RxLR effector protein 161-like — encoded protein: MDYSIHLSKTSGDPYHDASVYRRLIGKLQYLTNTRPDIAFVVGKLSQYLDSPTVEHHKVALRILRYLKNALATGLFFPLTIDFKLTGFAYADWATCLDTRRSVSGYCFFLGTTLVSWKSTEQQIVSRSSSEAEYCALANVTCEGLWLLRILEVLGVSHKDPFYSLQRQSICTTHGCQSCLT